A window of Miscanthus floridulus cultivar M001 chromosome 12, ASM1932011v1, whole genome shotgun sequence genomic DNA:
ACAAATAAATGACTCATGATTGCAAATCACTTTGGCATCAGTTTCTGTCAATGCAGCgtaggtttttattttttaaaatacatcttgtgtgatatttcctcctcaaattaatgcaataagtatcaactaatgatgggtcattgctgtttcagtcaaatatggaagctttgaggacagaacctgttgctgaaggTGAGACAACAGTGTCCAGTGTGCAGGTTGTGTCCCAGGTGCTCTCCCAGAACAGCTCAAACCTTTTCCTGAAGAGTGTTGGCATCAAACCAGTGccatcctccaaatcatcatcatcaaatgaaagcgagcttcgggagcaactagcagctgaagctacggctgctgtacaaggtgaaatcgatgaactcaggaagagaagtgaagaagctgaggaaaagttggcgaggacacaaaaggagatggaggagtacaagaagctgacagagataaacaacaaggcaatggaggagaacaatgcgctgctcaagcgtatcttggccatcaacaatgc
This region includes:
- the LOC136497533 gene encoding uncharacterized protein; its protein translation is MFSNMEALRTEPVAEGETTVSSVQVVSQVLSQNSSNLFLKSVGIKPVPSSKSSSSNESELREQLAAEATAAVQGEIDELRKRSEEAEEKLARTQKEMEEYKKLTEINNKAMEENNALLKRILAINNASST